Proteins from a single region of Weeksella virosa DSM 16922:
- a CDS encoding nucleotide sugar dehydrogenase, translating into MNSKHKIAVIGLGYVGLPLARLFATKYPTVGFDINQARIAELNSGTDSTLEVEDAILQSVLVTENPYTTQTKGLFCSANLDDIKDANIYVVTVPTPVDKHNKPDLTPLYKSSETVGKVLKKGDIVIYESTVYPGVTEEECVPVLERVSGLKFNQDFFAGYSPERINPGDKEHTVEKILKVTSGSTPEIGKIVNDLYKSVITAGTHLAPTIKVAEAAKVIENSQRDINIAFVNELAKIFNLLDIDTHAVLEAAGTKWNFLPFKPGLVGGHCIGVDPYYLAQKAQEHGYHPEIILAGRRLNDSMGEYVASQVVKAMIKKGIKVNGAKVLNLGITFKENCPDVRNTKAVDVIRALEEYSIDVTTYDPWANPEEVMHEYEIKSCQNIKECFSDTDHSSNDSSDKKQFDVIILTVAHREFLDLNLSQFLKEVGVVYDVKGILEQADSRL; encoded by the coding sequence ATGAATAGCAAACATAAAATAGCAGTCATCGGATTAGGATACGTAGGATTACCATTAGCGAGATTATTCGCAACCAAATACCCTACAGTAGGTTTTGATATCAATCAAGCACGAATTGCCGAACTTAATAGCGGTACAGACTCAACACTAGAAGTTGAAGATGCTATTTTACAATCTGTACTGGTTACAGAGAATCCTTATACAACACAAACTAAGGGATTATTTTGTTCGGCAAACTTAGACGATATCAAAGATGCCAATATATACGTAGTAACCGTTCCTACACCAGTCGATAAACACAATAAACCAGATCTAACTCCTTTATACAAATCATCAGAAACAGTCGGTAAAGTTCTGAAAAAAGGAGATATCGTGATCTACGAATCAACCGTATATCCTGGTGTTACCGAAGAGGAATGTGTACCCGTTTTGGAAAGAGTATCGGGACTGAAATTCAATCAAGATTTCTTTGCAGGTTACTCTCCAGAGCGCATCAACCCAGGAGATAAAGAACATACCGTAGAAAAAATACTAAAAGTAACCTCAGGCTCTACTCCAGAGATAGGTAAAATCGTAAACGATTTATACAAATCAGTAATTACTGCAGGTACACATTTAGCACCGACCATCAAAGTAGCTGAAGCTGCCAAAGTCATCGAGAACTCTCAACGCGACATCAATATTGCGTTTGTCAATGAATTGGCAAAGATTTTTAATTTATTAGATATCGATACGCATGCCGTGCTAGAAGCAGCCGGAACCAAATGGAATTTCTTACCCTTCAAACCAGGTTTGGTAGGTGGTCATTGCATTGGTGTAGATCCGTACTATTTAGCACAAAAAGCACAAGAACACGGTTATCATCCCGAAATCATCTTAGCAGGTCGTCGTCTTAACGATTCCATGGGCGAGTATGTCGCTTCGCAAGTAGTGAAAGCCATGATCAAAAAAGGGATTAAAGTAAACGGTGCCAAAGTACTGAATTTGGGTATTACCTTTAAAGAAAACTGCCCCGATGTACGCAATACCAAAGCAGTAGATGTGATTCGAGCACTGGAAGAATATAGCATAGATGTTACAACTTACGATCCTTGGGCAAACCCAGAAGAAGTGATGCATGAGTATGAAATCAAAAGTTGTCAAAATATCAAAGAATGTTTCTCAGACACAGATCACTCCTCAAACGATTCATCCGATAAAAAACAATTCGATGTTATTATCTTGACGGTTGCCCATAGAGAGTTTTTGGATTTGAATCTGAGTCAATTCTTGAAAGAAGTTGGCGTAGTTTATGATGTAAAAGGAATCTTGGAACAAGCAGATAGTAGATTATAA